The Chroicocephalus ridibundus chromosome 4, bChrRid1.1, whole genome shotgun sequence genome contains the following window.
AGGAGCCATCTTTCCTCCCAAGTAGTTTCAGCCCTGATTAAATCCCTGCATTTCACATTATGTATGGCTGGAGAATACCAGACGTGAGGCCTGGCAAGATGCAGCACTGTCACTTGACACCAGCCACTCCCAAAATACTGCTCTGCGCTCCCTCATGGAAAATCAGGCTCCGAGAGCAGACTGCAGAGACAGCCCCAGTCAGCCCAACACCACCACGGTAAAAGTAGTTTGTCACGACTCCCGCCATGCACAGCTTCCATAAGGGAGCGCCTGCCCAAGGCTGCTTAACGAGTCCAGCTAATTTCTTCTACCCACATTTGCAACAAAAGCCAAACAGTATATACGTGACCTTACTTGTTTGAATATTGGTATCGAAGACTGTTCCATCTTGCAGTTTGCCTGTATACCAGCAATGAACAGTGTCCCCTTTCTTCGGGAAGTTGGTTTTATCGCCCTtctttaaaattgattttgtATACTTCGGCGGCCCCTAAGTTTATAAAAACAAGAGTTATGACTGCTGCATTAACTAGTCTCAGACCAACTACATTCAAGATGGAACAATGAGTTAGTCCAAGGCACCGAATGAACAGATGCAGTGTTAGTGAATGGCACACTCATGCGATACTGCAGGGCTGTAGTATCTGGGGAAAACACAGCAGCGTAGGTGCAGTTTTCAGCAAAGGCTGAAGCTTTGGGAGGGAGGCACAGTGCCGATCACTAATTACATTACAGAAGCTGGGTAAGCTTAAGGCATGGTACCAGACTTCTTGCAGTAATCAGGTTTTTGAAGACCTGGATAACCTGGCTGGCCCACAGaatgtggggttggaagggacccccgGAGCTCGTCCAGTCCAAcgtcctgccaaagcagggtcacaggaATGGATCCATGGTGGGgtctgaatatctccagagaaggagactacacagcctctctgggcaccctcaaagtaaagaggtttctcttcatgttgagatggacTTccccgtgtttcagtttgtgcccgtcgcccctcgtcctgtcactgggcaccactgaaatcCACCCACGAAATCGCCCAAATAAGGCGAGTCAGGGGGTGCTGCACCCACCTCCTCTACGGCCTCCTCGGGCTTCGCTGCTTTCCCCTTGGCCTCCTCCACCTTGGCGGGCTTCGCCTTCTCTGCCGCCTTCTCCGTGCCATCCGTGCCCTTGAACCGCtgaagggaggcagaggggcatCAGCCATCAGCCACCGCCCGAgccccggccgccggcccccACCACCCCGGTTCCAAACCTGCGTGTGGAAGAGCTGCGTGTAGGCCGCGATGAGCTGTTCCTTATTCGCCGTCTTCGCCACGTTCttcacctgccccagcagcttgTGCTCCGCCAGGAACTGCAAGACACGCCGGTTGAAGGAGGGACACACAGAAGAGGGGACCCCCTTCCACACACCCACCCCTTACCGCCTGGGCTGCGTGCTCCTGAAGGAACTTGATAATATCCTTCTTGGGCAGCGCCTCGCTCCGCAGCTCCTCAGCGCTCCAGGGCTGCgccggacccgccgccgccgccattttcccgcccgccgccgccgccgccgccacctcctcctcctcctccaccaccggCTCCTCCTCACGCACCGCCCAGCCTTCCCGTCGGCCCCGCGGGAGCCGCCGCAGGGACGGAGGGGTGGGACCGGAGACGGCCGAGCCGTCTCCGGTCCCACCCCTCCGTCCCTGCGGCGGCTCCCGCGGGGCTTTCAAGCGGCGGCGCTGAGGGAAAATGGAGGACGCTGCGCCTCGGCGCGCGTTACCTCAGAGCGGGTGGGAGCCGCGCGGAGCGGTGGTGCCCTGAGGGAGAATGAGCGGCGGCCGGCAACGAACTTTACCTCAAGCCTGGCGGGTGGCGGGCGGGAAGGCGacggagaagaagaagaaggaggaggatgaagaagaagaCGACGACGATGAGCTGCTGttggcggcggccgcggcggcggacCCGAGCCCGGTGGGGGGTTTCTGCGCGGCGGTGGGGTCCATTTGGATCTACCCCACCAACTACCCGGAGCGCGGCTACCAGTTGCGGATGGCCCGCGCCTCTTTGCTGGCCAACACGCTGGTCTGCTTGCCCACCGGGCTGGGTAAGACCTTCGTGGCCGCCGTCGTCATGTACAACTTCTACCGCTGGTTCCCCTCCGGCAAGGTGCTCTTCCTCGCCCCAACCAAGCCGCTGGTGGCCCAGCAGATGGAGGCCTGTGCCCGCGTTATGGGCATCCCGGCCCGGCACATGGCCGAGATGACAGGTAAGGGACGGGGAGGGTCGTGCTCGGGGGTCGCCTCAGAGGTTCACCATCGAGGCTGCTTAGCTTAAAGGCAAGGGCAAGCACCGTGTTTTCacggtacaaaaaaaaaaaaaaaaaaaaaaaaaaagtcttttttttagGGCGAGAAGCTTTTCAGGGGttaacttcagggtttttttgcaatagtTAAAACCCCAGGTCGCCAATGTAAGGGTGATGGAGCAAGGGGAGATGTTTTCTGGAGCTTTGGGGTGCAGCCCTGTGGGCCATATACAGCCTTGGGGCTTCCGCATGGAGATTTATATGTCTGCACAGAAAATATGCTCTGTATGAAACTTAAGACAAAGGATAacggcttttttccccttttttcctaaCTTCATGAGCTGCGGTTTGTTGCTGACTGAAGTAACAGCCTTAATGACCAAATCCGTTACCTGTTCTTAAGTACAGCCTTCTGTCAGAGGAGGGGTAGGTTAggtgtggggctgcagagggctAGGGCCCATCTTGAGTTTTATAGCCTTGTTTTCTGCGTTTCTGGATATGgtgttttaatgcaaaaaatattcctGGTCattgtatttgccttttttttttttttttccccctctgaaaaTGGGAATAGCATCAAGGTGCATGCTATTTTAAAAGGTGCTCATTTCCCAAAGCCAGCATATGTCTGCCAGCCTTCTCGGTCTTCTGCTGTTGCTCTCAGGTCATGGTGTGTTCTCAGCAGAACAGTTTGCTAatgttatttctttaattttcaggGGGAACCCAAGCCCTCAATCGGAGGGAACTGTGGGCTACCAAGAGAGTCTTTTTCCTTACGCCTCAAATAATGGTGAATGATCTTTCTCGTGGGACGTGTCCTGCTGTGGAGATTAAATGTTTGGTTATTGATGAAGCCCACAAAGCCCTTGGAAATCACGCCTACTGTCAGGTAATGCTGGATTCACCCCAGTCTTGTCTCATAATTACAAAAAAACTCCCCCCAAATCATTTACAGGATCTCCATAAAGTGTCACTGTCATCATATAGGTCCTTAGCTTTGTTTGAAAGAGATCAGACAGTCCTCTGCATCATCAGTGCTTTGTTTTTATGTAAAAGCTGTAGTAAAACTTGGTAAGGCAAGGTGggaatttttttaatgtctgaataaaattgtaatttttgtttcaacaTACTTTTTTTACTAgggcaattttaaaaaaaagtcactatgATGTTTCTTTCAGATGTATTTGTATTTACAGGTGTACTCTGGTGTGTTTGCTATGTTGGAATAGCTCTTAAAACGGGGaggtattttttccagaaaaaagggcagcttttttttggtaaagttcTTAGTAAAAGGAGTtcaaggtttctttttaaaattgtgtttcgTATTGATTAACAAAGAGTTTGTTGTGTTATTGTGGCTTAATCTCATAGCAATGTGTGACCTAAAAGAAAGTTAGTTTTACATACTGGAGAAATTGACCGAATACATGTGGAGT
Protein-coding sequences here:
- the FKBP3 gene encoding peptidyl-prolyl cis-trans isomerase FKBP3, with translation MAAAAGPAQPWSAEELRSEALPKKDIIKFLQEHAAQAFLAEHKLLGQVKNVAKTANKEQLIAAYTQLFHTQRFKGTDGTEKAAEKAKPAKVEEAKGKAAKPEEAVEEGPPKYTKSILKKGDKTNFPKKGDTVHCWYTGKLQDGTVFDTNIQTSSKKKKAAKPLSFKVGIGKVIRGWDEALLTMSKGEKAQLEIEPEWAYGKKGQPDAKIPPNAKLFFEVELVDIE